In Primulina eburnea isolate SZY01 chromosome 14, ASM2296580v1, whole genome shotgun sequence, the following proteins share a genomic window:
- the LOC140812887 gene encoding protein translation factor SUI1 homolog has translation MSDFDIQTPAFDPFADANAENSGAGSKDYVHVRVQQRNGRKSLTTVQGLNKEFSYNKILKDLKKEFCCNGTVVQDPELGQVIQLQGDQRKNVSSFLIQAGIVKKEHIKIHGF, from the exons ATGTCTGATTTTGACATCCAGACTCCTGCTTTTG ATCCTTTTGCTGATGCAAATGCTGAGAATTCTggtgctgggtcaaaggacTACGTTCATGTTCGCGTACAGCAGCGGAATGGTCGGAAAAGCCTAACAACTGTGCAGGGTTTGAACAAAGAGTTCAGCTATAACAAAATCTTGAAGGATCTCAAGAAAGAGTTTTGCTGCAATGGAACTGTTGTTCAGGACCCAGAACTAGGCCAG GTTATTCAACTCCAAGGTGATCAGCGGAAGAACGTTTCTTCCTTCCTTATTCAG GCTGGGATCGTGAAAAAGGAGCATATTAAAATTCATGGTTTTTGA